A DNA window from Amycolatopsis sp. DSM 110486 contains the following coding sequences:
- a CDS encoding ACP S-malonyltransferase, with protein sequence MTAAVLSPGQGSQAPGMLSPWLETDGARARVEEWSARAGLDLVRLGTEGDAEEIQDTAVAQPLIVALSLLSFERLQQVAPVADDAPVAGHSVGELAAAAIAGVLTPADAVALAAVRGAEMAKACALEPTSMAAVMLGDPEQVVAWLEERGLAAANRNGAGQIVASGAADAIERIVAEPLEGTKIRALKVAGAFHTPYMAPAEDALREHAAGLTPADPTRPLLSNADGTVVTSGTEYLERLLAQVTRPVRWDLTMDGLVSLGVSSTVELAPAGTLTGLVKRQLKGVVTTTTALKTPAELAKLREEDAL encoded by the coding sequence GTGACAGCAGCAGTCCTCTCACCCGGCCAGGGCTCACAGGCCCCCGGCATGCTCTCCCCGTGGCTCGAGACCGACGGCGCCCGCGCGCGCGTCGAGGAGTGGTCCGCCCGCGCCGGGCTCGACCTCGTCCGCCTCGGCACGGAAGGCGACGCCGAGGAGATCCAGGACACCGCGGTCGCGCAACCGCTGATCGTCGCGCTCTCGCTGCTCTCGTTCGAGCGCCTGCAGCAGGTGGCGCCGGTGGCCGACGACGCGCCGGTGGCCGGCCACTCCGTGGGCGAGCTCGCCGCCGCCGCGATCGCCGGGGTGCTGACCCCGGCCGACGCCGTGGCGCTGGCCGCGGTGCGCGGCGCCGAGATGGCCAAGGCCTGCGCGCTGGAGCCGACGTCGATGGCGGCCGTGATGCTCGGTGACCCCGAGCAGGTCGTCGCGTGGCTCGAAGAGCGCGGGCTGGCCGCGGCCAACCGCAACGGCGCCGGCCAGATCGTCGCCTCGGGCGCGGCCGACGCCATCGAGCGGATCGTCGCCGAACCCCTGGAGGGCACGAAGATCCGTGCGCTCAAGGTCGCGGGAGCCTTCCACACGCCGTACATGGCGCCGGCGGAAGACGCCCTTCGCGAGCACGCCGCCGGCCTCACCCCGGCCGACCCCACGCGCCCGCTGCTGTCGAACGCCGACGGCACCGTGGTCACCAGCGGCACCGAGTACCTGGAGCGGCTCCTCGCGCAGGTCACCCGGCCCGTGCGCTGGGACCTCACGATGGACGGCCTCGTGTCGCTCGGCGTGAGCAGCACTGTCGAACTGGCGCCCGCGGGCACGCTGACCGGCCTGGTCAAGCGGCAGCTCAAGGGTGTCGTCACCACAACCACCGCGCTGAAGACGCCGGCCGAGCTGGCGAAGCTGCGCGAGGAGGACGCCCTGTGA
- a CDS encoding CdaR family transcriptional regulator, whose amino-acid sequence MAETTGRRVPKHHGLSAKTLRSLDHASGRLASASVAVMERRLVWFGRLPADQRASVLLITQAGAAGFVDWLRDSKEALKLTTEAFRDAPAELSRYISLRQAVSMVRLAIEQFEEQLPEFAANEAERAALIEGILRYGREIAFAAANSYAAAAEARGAWDARLEALVVDGIVRGDAEEAVLSRAAALGWDPASAATVIVGNPPSEDPPTVVFEVRSRAARVGRPVLLSVQGSRLVIVIGGPTEGGVKERETLSRMSAVFADGPVVAGPTVPSLAEAHHSAAEALSGLRAVVGWPGAPRPVRSDDLLPERALSGDPEAERLLVDLVARPLEEAGTALQRTVETYLESGGVLERCAQTLFVHPNTVRYRLRKAAELTGRNPTEPRDAFVLRAALTVGRLARARGLW is encoded by the coding sequence ATGGCAGAGACGACGGGGCGCCGGGTCCCCAAGCACCACGGGCTGTCAGCGAAGACGCTGCGCTCGCTCGACCACGCCTCAGGACGGCTCGCGAGCGCGAGCGTCGCTGTGATGGAACGACGGCTGGTGTGGTTCGGGCGGCTGCCCGCCGACCAGCGCGCCAGCGTGCTGCTGATCACGCAGGCGGGCGCGGCGGGGTTCGTCGACTGGCTGCGCGACTCGAAGGAAGCGCTCAAGCTCACCACCGAGGCGTTCCGCGACGCGCCCGCCGAGCTGTCGCGCTACATCAGCCTGCGCCAGGCCGTGAGCATGGTGCGGCTCGCGATCGAGCAGTTCGAGGAACAGCTGCCGGAGTTCGCCGCGAACGAGGCCGAACGCGCGGCCCTGATCGAGGGAATCCTGCGCTACGGCAGGGAGATCGCGTTCGCCGCGGCCAACTCCTACGCGGCGGCGGCCGAGGCGCGCGGCGCGTGGGACGCGCGGCTGGAAGCGCTGGTCGTCGACGGAATCGTGCGCGGCGACGCCGAGGAGGCGGTGCTCTCACGCGCGGCCGCGCTCGGCTGGGACCCCGCGTCGGCCGCGACCGTGATCGTGGGCAACCCGCCTTCGGAGGACCCGCCGACGGTGGTGTTCGAGGTCCGCAGCCGCGCCGCGCGCGTCGGCCGGCCCGTGCTGCTGTCGGTGCAGGGCTCACGGCTGGTGATCGTGATCGGCGGCCCGACCGAAGGCGGCGTGAAGGAACGCGAAACGCTTTCGCGGATGTCCGCGGTGTTCGCCGACGGTCCCGTGGTCGCCGGCCCGACCGTGCCGTCGCTCGCCGAGGCGCACCACAGCGCGGCCGAAGCGCTTTCGGGCCTGCGCGCGGTGGTGGGCTGGCCGGGCGCGCCACGGCCCGTCCGCTCCGACGACCTGCTGCCCGAGCGCGCGCTGTCGGGTGATCCCGAGGCCGAGCGCCTGCTGGTGGATCTCGTGGCGCGGCCGCTGGAGGAGGCGGGCACCGCGCTGCAGCGCACCGTGGAGACCTACCTCGAGAGCGGTGGCGTGCTCGAACGCTGCGCGCAGACGTTGTTCGTGCACCCCAACACCGTGCGGTACCGGCTGCGCAAAGCGGCCGAGCTCACCGGCCGCAACCCCACCGAGCCGCGCGACGCGTTCGTGCTCCGGGCCGCGCTCACCGTCGGCAGGCTGGCCCGCGCCCGCGGCCTCTGGTGA
- a CDS encoding beta-ketoacyl-ACP synthase III: MTDRPSLRQSTGPASTRILGVGSHQPERVVTNDDLSELMDTNDKWIRERVGIIERRFGNKDELLVDFAVAAGTAALEDAGVDPSEVDTVILPNCTMPSPIPNAAGQVAARLGIPSPGAFDLNAACAGFCYGLGVASDLIRAGSAKKVLVIGAEKLTDVVDPTDRANAIIFADGAGAAVVGGSDEPGIGPVVWGSAGDLVDLIYMRDEKWIYQEGQSVFRWATTQIAPIALRALEAAGLQPSDVDVLIPHQANLRIVESIAKKLRAAGAREDMIVADDIKYSGNTSSASVPLALDHMRKAGTAKPGDIVLAIGFGAGLSYAGQAFVCP, from the coding sequence GTGACCGACCGTCCCAGCCTGCGCCAGAGCACGGGCCCTGCCAGCACCCGCATCCTCGGCGTCGGCAGCCACCAGCCGGAGAGGGTCGTGACCAACGACGACCTCTCGGAGCTCATGGACACCAACGACAAATGGATCCGCGAGCGCGTGGGCATCATCGAGCGTCGCTTCGGGAACAAGGACGAGCTGCTCGTCGACTTCGCCGTCGCCGCCGGCACCGCCGCACTGGAAGACGCGGGCGTCGATCCGTCCGAAGTGGACACGGTCATCCTGCCGAACTGCACGATGCCCTCGCCCATTCCGAACGCGGCCGGCCAGGTCGCCGCCCGGCTCGGCATCCCGAGCCCCGGCGCCTTCGACCTCAACGCCGCGTGCGCCGGCTTCTGCTACGGCCTCGGCGTGGCCTCGGACCTGATCCGCGCCGGCTCCGCGAAGAAGGTGCTCGTGATCGGCGCCGAGAAGCTCACCGACGTGGTGGACCCGACCGACCGCGCCAACGCGATCATCTTCGCCGACGGCGCGGGCGCCGCGGTGGTCGGCGGCTCCGACGAGCCGGGCATCGGCCCGGTCGTGTGGGGCAGCGCGGGCGACCTCGTGGACCTGATCTACATGCGCGACGAGAAGTGGATCTACCAGGAGGGCCAGTCGGTCTTCCGCTGGGCGACCACGCAGATCGCGCCGATCGCCCTGCGGGCGCTCGAGGCCGCGGGCCTGCAACCGTCCGATGTGGACGTGCTGATCCCGCACCAGGCCAACCTGCGCATCGTCGAGTCGATCGCGAAGAAGCTGCGCGCCGCGGGCGCGCGGGAGGACATGATCGTGGCCGACGACATCAAGTACTCCGGCAACACTTCGTCGGCGTCGGTCCCGTTGGCGCTGGACCACATGCGCAAGGCAGGCACCGCGAAGCCGGGCGACATCGTGCTGGCGATCGGTTTCGGCGCCGGGCTCTCGTATGCCGGACAGGCCTTCGTCTGCCCCTGA
- a CDS encoding ABC transporter ATP-binding protein, protein MPEPGLEIDAISKRYGTVVALEKMTFDVRPGELFGFVGSNGAGKTTTMRIALGVLSADAGEVRFAGSPITHETRRHIGYMPEERGLYPKMKVGEQLTYLARLHGMSAADAKASTERWTERLGVASRRGDEVEKLSLGNQQRVQLAAALVHEPRILVLDEPFSGLDPVAVDVMSKVLKEKAADGVPVVFSSHQLDLVERLCDRIGIVRSGRMEAMGTVSQLRAGGAVRLLVDAPQAADGWAANLPGVTVLGRDGSVTELELVDGADDQVVLRAALATGPVREFARKLPSLTDLFRSVVTEHHHEEVAA, encoded by the coding sequence ATGCCAGAGCCCGGACTGGAGATCGATGCGATCTCCAAACGCTACGGCACTGTCGTGGCACTGGAGAAGATGACTTTCGACGTGCGGCCGGGCGAGCTGTTCGGCTTCGTCGGCAGCAACGGCGCGGGCAAGACCACCACGATGCGCATCGCGCTCGGGGTGCTCAGCGCGGACGCGGGCGAAGTCCGCTTCGCGGGTTCGCCCATCACTCACGAAACCCGGCGGCACATCGGGTACATGCCGGAAGAGCGTGGTTTGTATCCGAAGATGAAGGTGGGCGAGCAGCTGACGTACCTCGCGCGGCTGCACGGCATGTCGGCGGCCGACGCGAAGGCGTCGACCGAGCGCTGGACCGAACGGCTCGGCGTGGCTTCGCGCCGCGGCGACGAGGTGGAGAAGCTCAGCCTCGGCAACCAGCAGCGCGTGCAACTCGCGGCCGCGCTGGTGCACGAACCGCGCATCCTCGTGCTGGACGAACCGTTCTCGGGCCTGGACCCGGTCGCGGTCGACGTGATGAGCAAGGTGCTCAAGGAGAAGGCGGCCGACGGCGTGCCCGTCGTGTTCTCCAGCCACCAGCTGGATCTGGTGGAGCGCCTCTGCGACCGCATCGGGATCGTCCGGAGTGGACGGATGGAGGCGATGGGCACCGTCTCGCAGCTGCGGGCCGGCGGCGCCGTGCGGCTGCTCGTCGACGCGCCGCAGGCGGCCGACGGCTGGGCCGCGAACCTGCCCGGCGTAACGGTGCTGGGCCGCGACGGTTCGGTGACCGAGCTCGAGCTCGTCGACGGTGCCGACGACCAGGTCGTGCTGCGCGCGGCGCTGGCGACCGGGCCGGTGCGCGAGTTCGCGCGGAAGCTCCCGTCGCTGACCGATCTGTTCCGTTCCGTCGTCACCGAGCACCACCACGAGGAGGTTGCGGCATGA
- a CDS encoding ABC transporter permease, with amino-acid sequence MSTPDVRMSPLSGVGLVASREISTRLKSKAYRISTLVLLILIVAGVVVLKLVGGSSGPDETVGYVPAAAPLSAPLTAIGKSVGQDIATQRVADEQAGLAKLKDGSIDALLVQGADRVHVQVEKDLDGNLKNVLTVLAGRVAQNSEIIAQHGDPAKVDAAVASASIDELPPLEKPYDYDSQQLVLGIIAGILIYMSLLLNGQTVAQGVVEEKTSRVVELLLSTIKPWQLMAGKVLGIGTVGLIQMLAIGVVGIAAGLGTGVLTISVSAAIGTVVWLVVWYLLGFFMYSIVFAALGALVSRQEDVSGAVSPALMLVIVGYVVGISVLPSDPSNEFAEVLSVIPVFAPTLMPMRLAMGGVPVWEAVVSVGLVVLLIPLLIWLAARIYRNAVMRTGAKVKLRDALRAA; translated from the coding sequence ATGAGCACGCCCGACGTCCGCATGAGCCCGCTGTCCGGGGTCGGCCTGGTCGCCTCGCGCGAGATCAGCACGCGGCTGAAGTCCAAGGCCTACCGGATCAGCACGCTCGTGCTGCTCATCCTCATCGTCGCCGGGGTCGTGGTGCTGAAGCTCGTGGGCGGCAGCAGCGGTCCCGACGAGACCGTCGGCTACGTGCCGGCCGCGGCACCGCTGTCGGCGCCGCTGACGGCGATCGGGAAGTCGGTGGGGCAGGACATCGCCACGCAGCGCGTCGCCGACGAGCAGGCCGGCCTCGCGAAGCTGAAGGACGGCTCGATCGACGCGTTGCTGGTCCAGGGCGCGGACCGGGTGCACGTGCAGGTCGAGAAGGACCTCGACGGCAACCTCAAGAACGTGCTCACCGTGCTCGCGGGCCGCGTCGCGCAGAACTCGGAGATCATCGCGCAGCACGGTGATCCGGCGAAGGTGGACGCCGCCGTCGCGAGCGCGAGCATCGACGAGCTGCCGCCGCTGGAGAAACCGTACGACTACGACAGCCAGCAGCTCGTGCTCGGCATCATCGCGGGCATCCTCATCTACATGTCACTCCTGCTCAACGGCCAGACCGTGGCGCAGGGTGTGGTCGAGGAGAAGACGTCGCGCGTGGTCGAGCTGCTGCTGTCCACCATCAAGCCGTGGCAGCTGATGGCGGGCAAGGTGCTCGGCATCGGCACGGTCGGGTTGATCCAGATGCTCGCGATCGGGGTCGTCGGCATTGCCGCGGGCCTGGGGACGGGGGTGCTCACCATCTCGGTGTCCGCGGCCATCGGCACCGTCGTCTGGCTGGTGGTGTGGTACCTGCTCGGGTTCTTCATGTATTCGATCGTGTTCGCGGCGCTCGGCGCGCTCGTGTCGCGGCAGGAGGACGTGAGCGGCGCCGTGTCGCCGGCGCTGATGCTGGTGATCGTCGGGTACGTGGTGGGCATCTCCGTGCTGCCCTCGGACCCGTCGAACGAATTCGCCGAGGTGCTTTCGGTGATCCCGGTGTTCGCGCCGACGCTGATGCCGATGCGGCTCGCCATGGGCGGGGTGCCCGTGTGGGAAGCCGTGGTGTCGGTGGGACTCGTGGTGCTGCTGATTCCGCTTTTGATCTGGCTGGCCGCGCGGATCTACCGCAACGCCGTGATGCGCACCGGTGCGAAGGTCAAACTGCGCGACGCGCTGCGCGCGGCCTGA
- a CDS encoding acyl carrier protein, translated as MADNAEILAGLAEIVEEVAGVAQDDVTAEKSFVDDLDIDSLSMVEIAVQAEDKFGVKIPDDELANLKTVGDAMNYVSANSK; from the coding sequence ATGGCTGACAACGCTGAGATCCTCGCCGGCCTCGCCGAGATCGTCGAAGAGGTGGCCGGTGTGGCTCAGGACGACGTCACCGCCGAGAAGTCGTTCGTGGACGACCTGGACATCGACTCGCTGTCGATGGTCGAGATCGCCGTGCAGGCCGAGGACAAGTTCGGCGTCAAGATCCCGGACGACGAGCTCGCCAACCTGAAGACCGTCGGCGACGCGATGAACTACGTGTCCGCCAACTCGAAGTAA
- a CDS encoding DUF3145 domain-containing protein, with amino-acid sequence MSTRGNTRGVVYVHSSPSAVCPHVEWAISGTLGARVELKWTAQPASPGQLRAECGWRAPSGTAGKLASALKAWPMLRFEVTEEPSAGVDGERFCFAPGLGLWHGRTSANGDIVVGEDQLRSLVSMTRGGESLAHKLDELLAASWDEALEPYRHAGDGAPVTWLHQVG; translated from the coding sequence GTGAGCACCCGTGGCAACACCCGAGGTGTGGTGTACGTCCACTCGTCGCCGTCTGCGGTGTGTCCGCACGTCGAGTGGGCAATTTCGGGCACCCTCGGGGCCCGAGTCGAGCTGAAGTGGACGGCGCAGCCCGCCAGTCCCGGGCAGCTGCGTGCCGAGTGCGGCTGGCGCGCGCCTTCCGGTACCGCGGGCAAACTGGCCTCGGCGCTCAAGGCGTGGCCGATGCTGCGCTTCGAGGTCACCGAGGAACCCAGCGCCGGCGTCGACGGCGAACGGTTCTGTTTCGCGCCCGGACTGGGCCTGTGGCACGGCCGTACCAGCGCCAACGGCGACATCGTGGTGGGCGAGGACCAGCTGCGTTCCCTCGTGAGCATGACTCGTGGCGGTGAGTCGCTCGCGCACAAGCTGGACGAGCTGCTCGCGGCGAGCTGGGACGAGGCACTCGAGCCCTACCGCCACGCAGGCGACGGCGCTCCCGTCACGTGGCTGCACCAGGTCGGGTGA
- a CDS encoding beta-ketoacyl synthase: MSNIDVVITGMGATTPLGGDVASTWDGLLSGRSGIRPLTADWVEELGLPVKIGATLAVDPSEVLPRVQARRLDRCEQVAIIAARQAWADAGFAEQTDEHTDVEPERLGVSIGTGVGGPMTLLSQNDLLHQQGLRKVSPLTVPMLMPNGPAAHVSIDLKARAGVHSPASACASGAEGIATGYEMIRSGRADVVVAGGTEACIHPITLAGFAQARTVSTRNDDPAAASRPFDSSRDGFVLGEGAGVVVLERADLARERGARIYAKLAGYGITSDAYHITGNHPEGIGQIAAMRAAMSMAGLSPADIGHVNAHATSTVVGDIGEAAAILKAVGDHAVVTAPKGALGHLVGGAGAVEGIATILALYEGVVPATLNLTDLDPKVQLDIVSGENRKVELTAALSNSFGFGGHNTALLFTPAA; the protein is encoded by the coding sequence ATGAGCAACATCGACGTCGTGATCACCGGTATGGGGGCGACCACGCCCCTCGGCGGGGACGTCGCGTCCACCTGGGACGGCCTGCTGTCCGGCCGCAGCGGCATCCGCCCGCTGACCGCGGACTGGGTCGAAGAACTCGGCCTGCCCGTGAAGATCGGGGCGACGCTGGCCGTCGATCCGTCCGAGGTCCTGCCGCGGGTCCAGGCCCGCCGGCTGGACCGGTGCGAGCAGGTGGCGATCATCGCCGCCCGCCAGGCCTGGGCCGACGCTGGGTTCGCCGAGCAGACCGACGAGCACACCGACGTCGAGCCGGAACGCCTCGGCGTGTCGATCGGCACCGGTGTCGGTGGCCCGATGACGCTGCTGAGCCAGAACGACCTGTTGCACCAGCAGGGGCTCCGCAAGGTGTCGCCGCTCACCGTGCCGATGCTGATGCCCAACGGGCCGGCGGCGCACGTGAGCATCGACCTCAAGGCGCGGGCGGGGGTCCACTCCCCCGCTTCGGCGTGCGCCTCCGGCGCCGAGGGCATCGCCACCGGCTACGAGATGATCCGGTCCGGCAGGGCCGACGTCGTGGTCGCCGGCGGGACCGAGGCGTGCATCCACCCGATCACCCTCGCGGGCTTCGCCCAGGCGCGCACGGTGTCGACCCGCAACGACGACCCGGCGGCCGCGTCCCGGCCGTTCGACTCCAGCCGCGACGGCTTCGTGCTCGGCGAAGGCGCCGGGGTGGTCGTGCTGGAGCGGGCCGACCTCGCCAGGGAGCGCGGCGCGCGGATCTACGCGAAGCTCGCCGGCTACGGCATCACGTCCGACGCCTACCACATCACGGGCAACCACCCGGAAGGCATCGGGCAGATCGCGGCGATGCGGGCGGCCATGAGCATGGCCGGCCTGTCCCCGGCGGACATCGGTCACGTCAACGCGCACGCGACGTCCACTGTGGTCGGTGACATCGGCGAGGCGGCGGCGATCCTCAAGGCCGTGGGCGACCACGCCGTGGTCACCGCTCCGAAGGGCGCGCTCGGCCACCTCGTCGGCGGTGCCGGCGCGGTCGAGGGCATCGCCACGATCCTCGCGCTCTACGAAGGCGTGGTGCCCGCCACGCTGAACCTCACCGACCTCGACCCGAAGGTGCAGCTCGACATCGTGTCGGGCGAGAACCGCAAGGTCGAGCTCACCGCGGCGCTCAGCAACTCGTTCGGCTTCGGCGGCCACAACACCGCCCTGCTGTTCACGCCGGCCGCCTGA
- a CDS encoding nicotinamide mononucleotide transporter family protein, producing the protein MDFLLQHGVTVFGQWISIAELAGQVLALAVVFLADRRTLWTWPVQVGATILLFSVYVSAHLGGLASRQIAILAISLYGWWAWRRRTDPVNGVVVRTARATERWAMLGAFVVGTVAMALVLQALNASWAPWPDAAIFIGTLVAFGAQGAGLVEFWGVWLVVDAIGVPLQISSGLYFSAAIYLVFAVLVVHGWWNWNRSAKRVAAHRAVTAASS; encoded by the coding sequence GTGGACTTCCTGCTGCAGCACGGTGTCACGGTGTTCGGCCAGTGGATCTCGATCGCGGAGCTCGCGGGGCAGGTGCTCGCGCTCGCGGTCGTGTTCCTCGCCGACCGGCGGACGCTGTGGACCTGGCCCGTGCAGGTCGGCGCGACGATCCTGCTGTTCTCTGTCTACGTTTCCGCACACCTGGGCGGCCTGGCCAGCCGGCAGATCGCCATCCTCGCGATCTCGCTCTACGGCTGGTGGGCATGGCGGCGCCGCACCGACCCAGTCAACGGGGTGGTCGTGCGCACCGCGCGGGCGACCGAGCGGTGGGCGATGCTCGGCGCGTTCGTGGTCGGCACGGTGGCGATGGCGTTGGTGCTGCAGGCGCTGAACGCGTCGTGGGCGCCGTGGCCGGACGCCGCGATCTTCATCGGCACGCTCGTCGCCTTCGGTGCGCAGGGCGCGGGGCTGGTCGAGTTCTGGGGTGTGTGGCTGGTGGTCGACGCGATCGGCGTGCCGTTGCAGATCTCCTCCGGCCTGTACTTCTCCGCCGCGATCTACCTCGTCTTCGCGGTGCTGGTCGTGCACGGCTGGTGGAACTGGAACCGCTCGGCCAAGCGCGTGGCCGCGCACCGGGCGGTCACGGCAGCATCCAGCTGA